One genomic region from Sphingobacterium multivorum encodes:
- a CDS encoding alpha-galactosidase, with product MKTVIFALSFMLCTFMVSAQPFQVRKNGITLTYDKAHGTYSLSKDQVAYIQQASAYLALANGQKISTDKLTGPRSVTEKPIQDNLGKGMQYTISVKTQQGITLLQRFYFYDGIDGVILELEVKGKNLASNELVPVWSNASVGGLGKSLYQLAVPFDNDTFISYENNALAMNGKSSAEVGVVYDKDSGKGLLIGSLDQSVWKSGIAIQGAQGQYSHLVVRAGFTDVNITRDSMAHGAVKGDVIRSPKYLVSCDKDWRTGLENYAKIHRKLSPAYVKSWQGATPVGWNSWGVIQEKLNFKNATGTADYFAKDIPYFRNADGEAFIDLDSFWDNMTPGGMSGDYTQLKQFVRYCDSLGLKPGVYWAPFTDWGHGSGPDRKAEGSQFTFGQLWTKTQKGYHNLDGGRALDPTHPGTLARMDVILGKLVDCGFRMIKVDFLSHAAIESTGFYDQKIQTGMQAYAVGMKHLVDVLQGKMLIYAAISPSLATAQFAHMRRIACDAWKTIDQTQYTLNSVSYGWWQTYLYDFIDADHLVFHDESPEVNKARLLSGVVTGTIILGDDLSKKENWQPKMNNYLQDPEILKIIADGKSFRPAGFVEGKAANTYYYKKIGKTLYVAVFNYHTAPATINIDFKQIGLMPNTTYKAVELFEKTAQEFTAKNSIAFEQAGAKLLKIAL from the coding sequence ATGAAGACAGTTATTTTCGCACTAAGTTTTATGCTATGTACTTTCATGGTATCCGCGCAGCCTTTTCAGGTCAGGAAAAACGGGATAACATTAACGTACGATAAAGCGCATGGAACGTATTCCTTAAGTAAAGATCAAGTCGCCTATATACAACAAGCAAGTGCCTATTTGGCGCTTGCTAATGGACAAAAAATTAGTACGGATAAATTGACAGGGCCCCGCAGCGTGACCGAAAAGCCCATCCAGGACAATTTGGGCAAAGGTATGCAGTATACCATTTCGGTTAAGACCCAGCAGGGCATCACATTGCTGCAGCGTTTTTATTTCTACGACGGGATAGATGGTGTTATCCTGGAACTGGAAGTTAAGGGTAAAAATTTGGCTAGCAATGAACTTGTGCCTGTCTGGTCAAATGCTTCGGTTGGCGGCCTGGGAAAATCCTTGTATCAGCTGGCGGTTCCTTTTGATAACGATACCTTTATTTCCTATGAGAATAATGCTCTGGCGATGAATGGTAAGAGTAGCGCCGAGGTTGGTGTTGTGTACGATAAGGACAGCGGCAAAGGTCTTTTGATTGGTTCATTGGATCAATCTGTTTGGAAATCGGGCATTGCTATCCAGGGAGCACAGGGGCAATACAGTCACCTTGTTGTAAGGGCAGGTTTTACGGATGTGAATATCACACGTGATTCCATGGCGCATGGCGCCGTCAAAGGCGATGTGATCCGTTCCCCAAAATACCTGGTATCCTGTGACAAGGATTGGCGTACTGGACTGGAAAACTATGCCAAGATCCATCGGAAACTATCGCCGGCCTATGTGAAATCTTGGCAAGGAGCAACACCTGTTGGTTGGAACAGCTGGGGTGTAATCCAGGAAAAACTGAATTTTAAGAATGCTACGGGCACCGCAGACTATTTTGCCAAGGACATTCCTTATTTCCGCAACGCTGATGGTGAAGCCTTTATTGATTTGGATTCCTTTTGGGACAATATGACGCCGGGAGGGATGTCTGGAGATTATACACAATTGAAACAATTTGTACGTTATTGTGACTCCCTGGGACTTAAACCAGGTGTTTATTGGGCACCCTTCACGGATTGGGGGCATGGAAGTGGCCCCGACCGCAAAGCCGAGGGGAGCCAGTTTACCTTCGGACAGCTCTGGACCAAAACCCAAAAAGGCTACCACAATTTAGATGGCGGTCGGGCTCTTGATCCGACGCATCCCGGTACGTTGGCTCGTATGGATGTAATCTTAGGGAAATTGGTCGACTGTGGTTTCCGTATGATCAAAGTTGATTTTCTTTCTCACGCAGCAATCGAATCCACAGGTTTTTACGATCAAAAAATTCAGACGGGTATGCAGGCTTATGCTGTGGGGATGAAACATCTCGTCGACGTACTCCAAGGTAAAATGTTGATCTATGCTGCGATTTCACCTTCCTTGGCGACAGCTCAATTTGCACACATGCGCAGGATAGCCTGCGACGCCTGGAAGACGATCGACCAAACACAGTATACTTTAAATAGTGTGAGCTACGGTTGGTGGCAAACTTATCTTTATGATTTTATCGATGCCGACCATCTTGTCTTTCATGATGAAAGCCCAGAAGTGAATAAGGCCAGATTGCTTTCAGGTGTGGTAACGGGCACCATTATCCTTGGCGACGATCTCTCCAAGAAAGAAAACTGGCAGCCTAAGATGAATAACTATCTGCAGGATCCCGAAATTTTAAAAATTATAGCCGATGGTAAAAGCTTCCGTCCTGCAGGATTTGTCGAAGGAAAAGCGGCAAATACGTATTATTACAAAAAGATAGGAAAAACGCTGTATGTGGCGGTATTTAATTACCATACAGCCCCAGCAACGATAAATATAGATTTTAAACAGATTGGCCTGATGCCAAATACAACATATAAGGCCGTGGAGCTATTTGAAAAAACAGCGCAGGAATTTACTGCTAAAAATTCCATTGCCTTTGAGCAAGCAGGAGCAAAATTACTTAAGATTGCTCTTTAG
- a CDS encoding RagB/SusD family nutrient uptake outer membrane protein gives MKKLTVFKAMMVSGLLFFQSCSYLDVVPDNAPTIDNAFTMRSEAIKYLATCYSYLPNDGEPTINPAFMAGDEFWLDYPTRSINGTNWNIARGNQSVTNPYVNYWDGYMFNAIRDCNIFLENIQNPEKVRDMTQDERDTWEGEVLFLKAYYHFMLMRHYGPIPIMDVNVPVTAPIEETQVKRQPIDQVVDYIVKVLDEATSKLPSAVQSPVTDLGRITKPIALGIKAKVLLYAASPLFNGNADYATFKNVDGTLFFNPSFQAEKWRKAAQAAKEAIAACEELGMTLYEFPKPVRPLSNTTMIQMSIRNAVTEKWNREIIWGNPTSRTWQLQYSSMAHIDPNNAGNNSVNGTLAPTIKIIEQFYTKNGVPMDEDKTLDFSNKNQLRAGTHDERFNNIENYRTARLHFDRENRFYANVGFDGGVWYMENSPSQTDENTWTTQLRLGLFGSGVSVPITTYYPKKLVNWKFAFKDGNSSHIEEYPWPMLRLADLYLMYAEALNESEGPAADVFLYLDKIRKRAGLEGVKESWAKYAFNSAKPTTKEGLRAIIQRERNIEMSFEGSRFWDLRRWKLAAQELNKNITGWDRNQDKDHPELFYQEQTFYQQRFVAPRDYFWPIKESDLLVNPNLVQNPGW, from the coding sequence ATGAAAAAATTAACTGTATTTAAAGCGATGATGGTGTCAGGTCTATTGTTTTTTCAATCCTGCAGCTATCTGGATGTTGTACCCGACAACGCCCCGACAATAGACAATGCCTTTACCATGCGCAGTGAAGCCATCAAATATTTGGCAACCTGCTACTCTTATTTGCCCAATGATGGCGAACCGACTATAAATCCCGCTTTTATGGCAGGCGATGAGTTTTGGTTGGATTACCCAACGCGGAGTATCAACGGGACAAACTGGAACATCGCCCGTGGCAATCAAAGTGTCACTAATCCTTATGTCAATTATTGGGACGGATATATGTTCAATGCCATTCGGGACTGCAATATCTTTTTGGAGAATATTCAAAATCCGGAAAAGGTACGCGATATGACGCAAGATGAACGTGACACCTGGGAGGGTGAAGTCCTGTTCTTAAAAGCGTATTACCACTTTATGCTGATGCGTCATTATGGCCCTATCCCCATTATGGATGTCAATGTACCGGTTACTGCCCCGATCGAAGAGACGCAGGTAAAACGTCAACCGATCGACCAAGTGGTTGATTATATTGTGAAGGTACTGGATGAAGCCACAAGTAAGCTGCCAAGTGCGGTGCAGTCGCCCGTAACCGATCTGGGACGTATTACCAAACCGATTGCCTTAGGTATCAAGGCAAAAGTCCTGTTATATGCAGCGAGTCCGTTATTTAATGGCAATGCAGACTATGCGACCTTTAAAAATGTGGACGGCACCTTATTTTTTAATCCGAGCTTTCAGGCAGAGAAGTGGCGTAAAGCAGCGCAGGCCGCAAAGGAAGCGATTGCCGCCTGTGAGGAGCTGGGAATGACATTGTACGAATTTCCAAAACCTGTACGTCCACTCTCCAATACCACCATGATTCAGATGAGCATCCGTAACGCTGTGACGGAAAAATGGAACCGCGAGATCATTTGGGGAAATCCAACATCAAGGACATGGCAGTTGCAGTACTCATCTATGGCCCACATCGACCCAAATAATGCCGGCAACAACAGCGTCAACGGTACCTTGGCCCCGACAATCAAAATCATTGAACAGTTTTATACGAAAAATGGGGTGCCGATGGATGAAGACAAAACCCTGGATTTTAGCAATAAAAATCAATTGCGTGCCGGAACGCATGACGAACGCTTCAACAACATCGAAAACTACCGAACAGCGCGTTTGCATTTTGACCGTGAAAATCGTTTCTACGCCAATGTAGGCTTCGATGGTGGGGTTTGGTACATGGAAAATAGCCCAAGTCAGACAGACGAAAATACCTGGACGACGCAGCTTCGCCTGGGCCTATTTGGCAGTGGGGTTTCTGTGCCGATCACAACTTATTATCCAAAAAAGCTGGTCAACTGGAAATTTGCCTTTAAAGATGGAAACAGCTCACATATCGAAGAGTATCCTTGGCCTATGCTGCGGCTTGCCGACCTGTATCTGATGTATGCCGAGGCCTTAAACGAAAGTGAGGGCCCTGCAGCCGATGTATTCCTCTATCTCGATAAAATTCGCAAGCGCGCCGGTCTGGAAGGGGTGAAAGAATCCTGGGCAAAATATGCATTCAATAGCGCCAAACCGACGACAAAAGAAGGACTCCGTGCAATCATACAACGTGAACGTAATATTGAGATGAGCTTTGAAGGTTCCCGCTTTTGGGATCTGCGGCGCTGGAAACTTGCTGCGCAGGAGCTCAACAAAAATATCACAGGCTGGGACCGCAATCAGGATAAGGATCATCCAGAACTTTTTTATCAGGAACAAACCTTCTATCAACAACGATTCGTGGCACCGAGAGACTATTTTTGGCCGATTAAAGAAAGCGATCTGTTGGTCAATCCAAATTTGGTACAAAATCCAGGTTGGTAA
- a CDS encoding DUF4998 domain-containing protein, which yields MKRYIVLLSLFIVALLAACSKMDEFTEHTDGKAIIYPAKLDSIRVRSGKYRIQVEGVYRASSGVSELRIYWNSKQDSMKIPVKLTGKVDTVRYLIDKLPEGPINLEIRSVDAAGRFSVPTYVVGNVYGDRYREGLYQRVVLEQNFIAGQQLQLGLQNVSETMGFDGLRIAYRNWDGGTTDTVVRAKNQDEKIGLQRYLPGAEVSYRTVFRPDSSAIDTFMVKSTKLAIKRDNITPWYLQNYKTPFTATVYDGNRWGVLDNWITNAAMKNHNGYGGFGSDDGGVVNIEAGWGAPAIVNGKIEQKVTLLPGKYRFFCNLSWTNYDQPPAKLVVSKANSGIPDLEQIQQAMAHADVKSDGVYFEIKEKVTVNIGMLVNFQPDHYMKINAFQINLQ from the coding sequence ATGAAAAGATATATCGTATTGCTGTCCTTATTTATCGTGGCGCTGTTGGCAGCTTGTTCCAAAATGGATGAGTTTACCGAGCACACGGATGGGAAAGCAATTATCTACCCGGCAAAGTTGGATTCGATTAGAGTTCGTTCGGGAAAATACCGTATCCAGGTAGAAGGGGTCTATAGGGCTTCCTCGGGTGTTTCTGAGCTACGTATCTATTGGAACAGTAAGCAGGATTCGATGAAAATACCGGTCAAACTGACGGGTAAGGTCGATACCGTACGTTATTTAATCGACAAACTGCCTGAAGGGCCCATAAATTTAGAAATTCGTAGTGTGGATGCCGCAGGACGCTTTTCTGTTCCGACCTATGTGGTGGGGAATGTGTATGGCGATCGTTATCGCGAAGGGCTTTACCAACGCGTGGTACTCGAACAGAATTTTATTGCTGGACAGCAACTGCAATTGGGTTTGCAAAATGTATCAGAAACCATGGGCTTTGATGGACTGCGTATAGCGTATAGAAATTGGGATGGTGGCACCACAGATACCGTCGTGCGCGCTAAAAATCAGGATGAAAAGATAGGTCTTCAACGCTATCTTCCGGGTGCCGAAGTTTCCTATCGCACGGTGTTCAGACCAGATAGTTCGGCGATTGATACCTTTATGGTCAAATCGACCAAATTGGCTATAAAAAGGGATAATATTACGCCTTGGTACCTGCAGAATTACAAAACACCATTTACAGCGACGGTCTATGACGGTAACCGCTGGGGAGTTTTGGACAATTGGATCACCAATGCCGCCATGAAAAACCACAACGGTTACGGTGGTTTTGGATCGGACGATGGCGGTGTAGTCAACATTGAAGCCGGCTGGGGGGCTCCGGCTATCGTAAATGGAAAAATAGAGCAAAAAGTAACCTTATTGCCCGGTAAATATCGTTTTTTTTGTAACTTATCCTGGACAAATTATGATCAACCGCCAGCAAAACTGGTTGTTAGCAAAGCAAACAGCGGCATTCCAGATCTTGAGCAGATTCAACAGGCAATGGCCCATGCTGATGTTAAATCAGATGGTGTTTATTTTGAAATCAAAGAAAAGGTGACGGTCAATATAGGGATGCTGGTCAATTTTCAACCCGACCATTACATGAAGATTAACGCGTTTCAAATCAATTTACAATAA
- a CDS encoding GntR family transcriptional regulator, with the protein MKITKEEQFKALIDRIKRLEALNGLSKHECIVQGVLDAIDASELEVHSSLPSVNNLIQYLGYARETFAKAYRDLIAHGVVESKNRKGYFVVSNNTQLKQKVAVLLYAYDTFQDTLVSELRANLPEEVTVDLFFHHNNMETFEDIFNRIQGRYTVYIVAPIENADSERLLRNIPVSKLLIIDRLMDLGAEYSYVAQEFEEATYAVFQELHPKIKKYKEVIFYFRENTAEPNEIKNAFLRFLKDYKLKGRIEKQYHVGDLKKGKLYFTIHNPELYQMLKEVLQKGWILGEDLGILSHNDDVIKEIISGGITTFSTSFARIGSEAAKFVLERTVIREVVPTTLADRGSV; encoded by the coding sequence ATGAAGATAACCAAAGAAGAACAGTTTAAAGCGTTGATCGATCGGATCAAACGATTGGAAGCTTTAAACGGGCTTTCGAAACATGAATGTATTGTGCAGGGCGTATTGGATGCCATTGACGCCAGTGAATTGGAGGTACATTCCAGTTTACCATCCGTCAATAACCTGATTCAATACCTCGGCTACGCTCGGGAAACTTTCGCCAAAGCTTACCGCGACCTGATCGCCCATGGCGTGGTGGAATCCAAAAATAGAAAAGGATATTTTGTCGTCAGCAATAACACCCAGTTGAAACAGAAAGTTGCCGTGTTGCTATATGCTTACGATACTTTTCAGGATACCTTGGTGTCTGAATTACGGGCCAATCTTCCGGAAGAAGTGACGGTCGATCTTTTTTTCCATCACAACAATATGGAAACCTTTGAGGATATCTTTAACCGAATACAAGGTCGCTATACAGTATATATTGTCGCGCCGATTGAAAATGCCGATTCTGAGCGTTTGTTACGCAACATTCCGGTATCAAAACTATTGATTATCGATCGGCTGATGGATCTGGGTGCAGAATATTCTTATGTCGCTCAGGAATTTGAAGAAGCGACTTACGCCGTGTTTCAAGAGCTCCATCCAAAGATCAAAAAGTATAAGGAAGTGATCTTCTATTTTAGGGAGAATACAGCCGAACCCAATGAAATCAAAAATGCTTTCTTACGCTTTCTGAAAGACTATAAGCTAAAAGGACGTATCGAAAAGCAATACCATGTGGGCGATCTAAAAAAGGGGAAACTGTATTTTACCATTCATAATCCGGAGCTCTATCAGATGTTAAAAGAGGTGCTTCAAAAGGGCTGGATTTTGGGTGAGGATCTGGGGATTTTATCCCATAATGATGATGTCATTAAGGAGATTATCAGCGGTGGTATCACGACCTTTTCGACGAGTTTTGCACGGATTGGTTCCGAAGCCGCCAAGTTTGTGCTCGAAAGAACAGTGATTCGGGAAGTGGTGCCGACAACGTTGGCGGATCGAGGCTCGGTATAA
- a CDS encoding DUF5000 domain-containing lipoprotein, with translation MKKRIYRNSIYVMAGLLFLLLGCKEEKGWTLMEDDQTKPGTVQHPSVVNGYGQATIHYSLPENDNILYVKAEYVMASGATRVVKSSTYTNEILIDGFPDTKPQTVKLYAVSKAEVVSDPVDVIVEPKTPIFNLVFGEMKVTAAFGGIRITSTNKEKGNVVIVPMVDSLNNGEYLPLDNYYGQDSIILYNVRGLKSKEMKFAFYVRDRWLNKSDTLYTSITPLEENLFNRQLFTPLRLPGDAQILYGSMDNLWDGNLNTSKWPSFYTVENAGIPQSVTFSIGREAKLSRVVIFPRRENGFYDKGNLRDFEIWGSNTPNLDGSWESWTKLATCTVRKPSGTPSGTNTNADEVYGTAGWSFDLPEDAPKYKYLRIRNLRNWRGSYFMQINQIQVWGVY, from the coding sequence ATGAAAAAACGAATATATCGCAATAGTATCTATGTCATGGCCGGTTTGCTTTTTCTGCTACTCGGTTGTAAAGAGGAAAAAGGCTGGACCTTAATGGAGGACGACCAGACCAAACCTGGAACGGTACAGCATCCGTCGGTGGTCAATGGCTATGGACAGGCAACGATACATTACAGCCTTCCGGAAAATGACAATATACTCTATGTCAAAGCTGAATACGTGATGGCGAGTGGTGCCACCCGTGTCGTCAAATCGTCTACCTATACCAATGAAATCTTAATTGATGGGTTTCCGGATACCAAACCGCAAACCGTTAAACTGTATGCAGTGAGCAAAGCTGAGGTGGTGTCGGATCCCGTAGATGTGATTGTGGAACCGAAGACGCCGATCTTTAACCTGGTGTTTGGGGAGATGAAGGTAACGGCTGCCTTTGGCGGTATCCGCATTACCTCAACCAATAAGGAAAAAGGAAATGTGGTGATCGTACCGATGGTAGACTCACTCAACAATGGGGAGTACTTACCCCTGGACAATTATTATGGACAGGATTCCATTATCCTATATAATGTCCGTGGATTGAAATCCAAAGAAATGAAGTTCGCATTTTATGTCCGTGATCGCTGGTTAAATAAGTCCGATACGCTCTACACTTCGATTACACCATTGGAGGAAAATCTGTTTAACCGGCAATTGTTTACGCCATTACGTTTGCCGGGGGATGCGCAAATCCTCTATGGCTCCATGGACAATCTATGGGATGGCAATCTCAATACGAGCAAATGGCCAAGCTTTTATACGGTAGAGAATGCCGGGATACCACAATCGGTGACTTTCTCGATCGGGAGAGAAGCAAAACTAAGTCGTGTTGTAATCTTTCCGAGAAGGGAAAACGGATTCTACGATAAGGGCAATTTACGTGATTTTGAGATTTGGGGAAGCAATACGCCGAATCTGGATGGCTCTTGGGAGTCATGGACCAAATTGGCTACCTGTACAGTCCGTAAGCCATCGGGAACACCGTCGGGAACAAATACCAATGCCGATGAAGTATATGGTACTGCCGGATGGTCATTTGATCTACCGGAAGATGCTCCGAAATACAAGTACCTGCGCATTCGCAATCTGCGCAATTGGCGGGGAAGTTATTTTATGCAGATTAACCAGATTCAGGTTTGGGGCGTTTATTAA
- a CDS encoding solute:sodium symporter family transporter, translating to MIIFSFCLFTGLVALWSLWKFKTTYSTTLNGFFLAGKSNSFWMVGSALLLTNLSANQFIGENESVYINNLSVIGWGVSSVVAMLLVSEFLLPIYFKHGFRTVPDFLALRFDSKTKMLVSILILIGYIVNLLPPVLYGGALSLATMFDVPALLHITYWQSIWLLVWALGVIGSLYSILGGLKLISLSDLSLGLCLFLLAVLIPVFALWHLGAGDVWSGLAQLLHEKKEHLNAVGGKHDAVPFSTLFTGMLLINFYYWGMEPYIAQQALSAKNLKEAQKGMTLAAGGKLLMPLLINLPGLLAVHLLPHVQPTASVFPKLIVLIFPDILIGFSLALVFGAAMTTYTAGLQSCGSLFIFNIYKPYLAYKKRPYSEKELVRKGKLFELIISISAMFIAPFILFAHDGFYTYLQTVSGLFNMPIFTIMILGILSRRVTPRMAQIGLFLYMFSYFFLVFVWKTELHYLHLFAVLFLLISLLIWGGSKLSQPDYRSTYQFEFSGQHKEAYWKGRYGVGAMLIVLMIVIYLIFSPLGIAQ from the coding sequence ATGATAATTTTTAGTTTTTGTCTTTTTACTGGCTTGGTTGCGTTATGGTCTTTATGGAAATTTAAGACCACCTATTCCACCACGCTTAATGGTTTCTTTCTGGCCGGAAAGAGCAATAGCTTTTGGATGGTAGGTTCGGCCTTGCTGTTGACAAACTTGAGCGCCAACCAGTTTATAGGTGAAAACGAATCGGTTTATATCAATAATCTTTCAGTCATCGGCTGGGGCGTTAGTTCGGTTGTGGCCATGCTTTTGGTGTCGGAATTTCTGCTGCCTATTTATTTTAAGCATGGCTTTCGGACGGTTCCGGATTTCTTGGCACTGCGATTTGACAGCAAAACAAAAATGCTGGTTTCGATCCTCATCTTAATTGGTTATATCGTCAATTTGCTGCCTCCTGTATTGTACGGTGGAGCCTTGAGCCTGGCGACCATGTTTGATGTTCCGGCGCTTTTGCATATTACGTACTGGCAGAGCATCTGGCTGCTGGTATGGGCCTTAGGCGTGATCGGTAGTTTATACAGTATTTTGGGTGGTCTCAAGCTGATCTCCTTATCGGATTTAAGTTTGGGTTTATGTCTGTTTTTACTTGCGGTGCTCATTCCTGTCTTTGCGCTTTGGCACCTGGGGGCTGGGGATGTCTGGTCTGGCCTGGCGCAGCTACTGCATGAAAAAAAGGAACACCTTAATGCGGTTGGCGGAAAGCATGATGCGGTACCATTTTCGACCTTATTTACCGGGATGCTGCTGATCAATTTCTACTACTGGGGGATGGAACCCTATATTGCACAGCAGGCCCTAAGTGCTAAGAATTTAAAGGAGGCCCAAAAAGGGATGACCTTGGCTGCGGGTGGTAAGCTCCTTATGCCCTTGCTGATCAATCTGCCGGGGCTTTTGGCGGTGCATCTGTTGCCGCACGTACAGCCTACGGCTTCTGTTTTTCCGAAACTTATTGTTTTAATTTTCCCCGATATCCTGATCGGTTTTTCCTTGGCCTTGGTCTTTGGTGCGGCGATGACAACGTACACCGCCGGGCTGCAAAGCTGCGGCAGTTTATTTATTTTTAATATTTACAAACCCTATCTGGCTTATAAAAAGAGACCATACAGTGAAAAGGAATTGGTGCGAAAAGGGAAATTGTTCGAATTGATCATTTCAATTTCAGCAATGTTTATTGCCCCTTTTATCCTTTTTGCCCACGATGGATTTTATACCTATTTGCAGACCGTATCGGGTTTATTTAATATGCCCATTTTCACCATTATGATCTTGGGGATCTTATCCCGCCGTGTGACACCGCGCATGGCACAAATTGGGCTGTTTTTGTACATGTTCAGTTATTTTTTTCTGGTGTTTGTCTGGAAAACAGAATTGCATTATCTCCATCTATTCGCTGTGCTTTTTTTGCTGATTTCACTGCTTATCTGGGGAGGAAGTAAATTGAGCCAACCTGATTATCGGTCAACGTATCAATTTGAATTTTCCGGCCAGCATAAAGAAGCCTATTGGAAAGGCCGCTATGGCGTGGGGGCAATGCTGATTGTCCTGATGATTGTTATCTATCTTATTTTTTCACCCTTGGGCATTGCTCAATAA